The window CGGAGTAGAGGGTGCGGTCCTCGCGGCCGAAGACCCGTTCGGTGGAGAAGGTGATCAGGCAGGAGCCGACCTGTCGCCCGGAGGCGACCAGCGGCAGCACCGCCCAGGACGCCGGGGTCAGTGGCCCGCCGCCGCCCGGCCGGGTGGTGGCGGGCTCGCTGAACAGCGGGGCGGAGCGGGCCAGCGAGTGCTGCATCACGCCCTCGGAGAGGTCGGCCAGCCGGGTCAGCTCGGTCCGGCGCGGGCCGCCGTACACGGTGTGCGAGACGGGCAGCAGCCGGCCCTCGTCGACCAGGTCGAGCACGATGCTGGCGGCGCCGAACGCCGGCCGGGCCACGTCGGTCACCGCGGTGGTCACGTCCCGGACGGTGACCGCGCGGGACAGCGCGCGGGTGAGCGCCAGCAGCAGCGCCGAGCGGGCGCCGGCCGCCGGGGCGCCGCCGCCCCCTCCGCCGCCGGCCGCCTCCTCCGCGGGGGCGCCCGCGCGGTCCCGGTCGGCCAGCAGCCCGGCGACCCGGACCGGCCGGCGGTGCACGTCCAGCATCACCTCACCGGTCTCCTCGATCCGGATCACACCGCCGTCGCGGCGCGGCACCCGGTACTCGATCCGGTACGGGCCGCCGGTGGCGAGTGCCTCGGCGAGGGCGGCCTGGACGTCCGGGAGGTCCTCGGGGTGGACCAGCCCGTCCAGGTCGGGTGCGGTGGGCGGGCCGTCGGGCGGCACGGGGCGGTCGACCACACGGTAGGCGGTGGCGTCCCAGAAGGTCTCGCCGGTCACCAGATCGCGCTCGAAGGCGCCGTGCCCGGCGGACCGGACGGCGAGCGAGAGCATCGGGTGGGCCAGTGCGGCGGACCGCCCGTCCGTACCGGCCTCGCCGCCGGGCCCCGGGTGGGCCGTCCCGGCCGGGCGGGCCCCCGCCCGCGCGCTGTCGAGCAGATGGGCGAGCCGGTGGGCGCAGGCGTCGCCGAGCGTCTCCAGCACGTCCAGATCGCGGCGGGGGACGGTGCCCCGGTGGGCGAGGGCGAGGGCGAGCACGCCGATCGGCCGTTCGTCGACGATCATCGGCAGGGCGATCAGCGCGACCATTCCGGTGCCCATACCGGCATTGCGGTTGGGATAGTCGACGCTGGTGCGCTCCGGACTGAGCAGGTACGGGCGGCGCAGTCGCAGGGCCGTCGCGGCGGGCAGCTCGCTCGCCGGATCGATGACGCCGTAGCGCTCGTGGACCCAGTCGGGCAGGCCGTGCGAGGCGGTGAGCCGGAGCATTCCGGCGCTGTCCAGCAGGTAGAGCGCGGAGCCCTCACCGGTGATCCAGCCCGGGCCCTCGGCGAGCACGGTCCCGAGGAGTTCGGCGGCGGTGGTGCAGCCGAGCAGTAACCGGACACAGCGCATCGCGCTGCGCGCGGTGGGGCTGCTGCGCGGGGCCCGGCTCTCGTCCTCGGAGGGGGGAAGCCACGGTGAGGTCAGGTCC of the Kitasatospora sp. NBC_01246 genome contains:
- a CDS encoding SpoIIE family protein phosphatase; its protein translation is MDLTSPWLPPSEDESRAPRSSPTARSAMRCVRLLLGCTTAAELLGTVLAEGPGWITGEGSALYLLDSAGMLRLTASHGLPDWVHERYGVIDPASELPAATALRLRRPYLLSPERTSVDYPNRNAGMGTGMVALIALPMIVDERPIGVLALALAHRGTVPRRDLDVLETLGDACAHRLAHLLDSARAGARPAGTAHPGPGGEAGTDGRSAALAHPMLSLAVRSAGHGAFERDLVTGETFWDATAYRVVDRPVPPDGPPTAPDLDGLVHPEDLPDVQAALAEALATGGPYRIEYRVPRRDGGVIRIEETGEVMLDVHRRPVRVAGLLADRDRAGAPAEEAAGGGGGGGAPAAGARSALLLALTRALSRAVTVRDVTTAVTDVARPAFGAASIVLDLVDEGRLLPVSHTVYGGPRRTELTRLADLSEGVMQHSLARSAPLFSEPATTRPGGGGPLTPASWAVLPLVASGRQVGSCLITFSTERVFGREDRTLYSAFAGILAQSLERARLYDTHHHRATELQRAMLPRTLPRLPGIASAARYLPSTEGMQIGGDWYDLLRLPDGRIGLVIGDVQGHNAEATAVMGQLRSGLRAYATDGHDPAATLARTSRLLSELDTDLFATCLYLTLDPADGTVRAARAGHPSPVRIAPDAAAVELDLPGGPPLGVDPGQPYHLTVGHLAVGETLLVYTDGLVEDREEDYDESVQRMLGGLELWARQAGPVRLGPAAALERLADLLTLNVTERRSRPDDVALLLLHRSSPVQ